Within Terriglobales bacterium, the genomic segment GGTGGAGAAGTATCTCTACGGCCTGCTGCCGGAGCGCGACGAGATCCTGAGCGCGATGGAGGAAGAGGCCGCGCGGCGCAAGATCCCCATCGTGGGTCCGGCGGTGGGGCGCGTGTTCTTCCAACTGGCGCGGCTGATGGGCGCGCGCACCGTCTTCGAGATGGGCTCGGCCATCGGCTACTCCACCATCTGGTGGGCGCGGGCGGTGGGCGCGGGCGGGCGCGTGATCTACACCGACGGCAACCCCAAGAACGCCGAGAGCGCCCGACGCAACTTCGAGAGCGCCGGCGTGGCCGACAGGATCCAGATCCGCGTGGGCGACGCGCTGGAGCTGCTCTCGGAGGAGAAGCCGGAGGCGTTCGACATCATCTTCAATGACGTGGACAAGGAAGACTATCCCAAGGTCTTCCGCCTGGCCGTCCCCCGGGTGCGCAAGGGCGGACTGTTCATCACGGATAACGCGCTGTGGAGCGGCCGCGTCGCCGCGGCAGAGAAGGGCGAGAAGACTACCGAAGCCATCAAAGAGTTCAACAGCCTGCTCTACGGGTCGAAGGAGGTGTTCACCACCGTCCTGCCGCTGCGCGATGGGGTTGCGGTGGCGCTGAAGCTGTAGCGAGTTTCAGGAAGCACTTTCCTCAGCCATCCTGCAGGCCTTCCGTCCCGGGCGGCTCACCTTTGCGGAGCCCTCGCCCTGGGCGATGAGCCTCTGGGCGAGCTCCACGGCACGGCGGGTCAGATCGCGGGCGCCCGAGCGCAGCTCCTCGCTGTGCTCGACGAAGGTCACGTTGTTCTCCATGTCCTCCGCCGACCAGCCCCGCGAATGCGCGATGTAGGGGAACTGCGGGAAGTGGAAGCCCAGCTCGGAGAAGAAGCCCAGCAACTGCCCGACGACCGACTGGATGTTGTCCTGCCCTCCGATGATGAGGAAGGCGGCGACCTTGTTGCGGATGAGCGCGTTGTCGCGGATGGTGATCTGGTTCTGTACGCAGTTCAGCCGCTCCGCCATCTTGTAGTACAGGGAGCTGGCGGAGCCCCAGCGGATGGGCGTGGTCACGAGCACCACGTCCGCCCAGTGCACCAGGGCCTCGTACACCTGGTCCATCTGGTCCGCAGGATCCATCTGAGTGATGGAGCAGGGCCAGGTGCAGGCGTGGGCGCTCTTGGAGTAATAGCCCTCGCAGTTGCGGAACTTGAGGCTGTCGAGCTTCAGCAGACGGGTGCCGCAGCCCAGCTCTTTCTCGGCGTGGTCGAGCGCGGCCTGGAGCAAGAGTTCGGAGGTCGAGACCCGGGGAAACTGGCGGTCCATGACGGTGGCGGAGATGCCCACCACGCGCACCGGGCCTTCTTCGCGCCGGATGGGGCGGGCCAGAGGGTGTGGGTCATGCGGCAGCTTGTGACGCGGGGTCACGGGCTTGGTGCGCAGCAGGAGACGTCCGCCCTCCACGCGGACTTCGTAGCTGGGCACTCGGTCGGCTTCGAAGCCGGGCTCGCCTTCGCCGGTCCGCCAGTGGAACTTATAGTGGTGCCAGGGACAGACCACGTAGTCGCCGTCCAGAGTGCCTTGCCCCAGCGGGCCTCCCACGTGATTGCAAACGCCGGAGATGGCGCCGAACTCGCCGTTGCGGCAGGTGATGGCCACCGCGGTCTTACCCAGATGGACCTCGGTCACGGGCTTCTGCTCAAAGTCCTTTGCCGGGCCCAGGTCCTGCCATTCGGCGGTTTGCGCGGGGTTCATCGCCAGTCCTCCGGTCGGAATCAGAGAGAGAGCATACCGGAAAGGGCAGCGTAGAAGCGACGCGCTAGAGTCGCGGTCTGGCCGGCGGCTGCGGCGGCAACAGGAATGCGCGCACGAAGTTGCGCTTGGAGAAGTCGCCCGCCGTCCATAGCCGCCAGAGGAGGTCGCTTCCCGGCAGGGCCCGGGCAATCTCGCCTTCGCTCAGGCCTCGGCGATGGAGTTCCAGGATGCGCCCGCCCAACTCCACCAGGGAATCGAACTTTTGGCGCAACTGCATGGTCGCGTCTTCGACCCGGCCGCGGTGCTGGCAGAACATGACCGAGGGCTCGACTACGGCGACGTGCGCTACTTCCGCATGGCTCGAACCTACCTGGGCCGCGCTTTGTACTGGACGGGCGTGTACTACGTGGATGGGCTGCTAAAGCCCCGCTCTCCCACCCAGACACCAACATCGCATGAACCCGCTAGATGGATTTCACCGGGATGGCGGTGAGGTCGTCCACCAGGCCAACCTCTTTCTGCACGAAGGGCTCGGCGTACTTCACCCCGGCGAGCATGCCGTAGAAGCGGGCCATGGCTTCGACGCGGCTGCGGATGTCGTCGTAGGCGGGGAAGTCGTTGCGGCCGGCCTCCTGGTCGGTGAATTGAGACTTGTAGGCGAGGATGGACTGGAGGCGCGCCTCGAATTGCGCGGTGATGTCCACTACAAAGGCGGGGCGGACGTCGTGGTAGAGGCTGGCGTAGATGATCTTGAATGGTCTGTGAGGGGGTAGGGGTCCTTCGACTCCGCCCTGCGCTTTCGCTTGGGCTTCGCTCAGGATGACAAGCTTTGATAATCCTGCCAAGAAACAAGCTTCGTACCCCAGGATGGACGTCGTGTAATGGTCGGGGTGGCGGCCCTTCCAGTAGGGCAGGATGACTACGCGCGGATGACGCGCGCGGATGACGCGGGCGACCTTCAAGCGGTTCTCCCAGGTGTTCTCCACGCGGCCGTCTGGGATGTCGAGCACGGTACGCCAGCTCACCTTCAGGATGCGGGCGGCGTCGGCGGCCTCAGCAGCGCGCTCTTCGGCGGTGCCGCGCGTGCCCATCTCGCCCTGGGTGAGGTCGAGGATGCCGGTGCGGTGGCCGTGTTCGGCCATCTTGAGGAGCGTGCCGCCGCAGGTCTGTTCCACGTCGTCTCGGTGGGCGGCAATGGCCAGGATGTCGAGAGCAGCGCTCATTTCTTACGCTCGACCAGGAAGTGCGCCAGCGCCTTGAGCGTCTCGGCGCCCGGGCCGAAGGAATCGAGCGCGGCGCAGCCGGAATCGACCAGCGCATCCGCCTTCTTCAGGGAGTCCTCCACGCCGAAGAGCGCGGGGTAGGTGGCCTTCTCGGTGGCCGTGTCCTTGCCGGCGGTCTTGCCCAGTTGCTCGGAGGTCTGGGTGACGTCGAGAACATCGTCGGCGATCTGGAAGGCGAGGCCGACGGCGCGGCCGAAGCAGCGCAGCTTCTCGGCCTGCTCCGCGGAGGCGCCAGCATAGATCCCGCCGCTAACTGCGCTGGCGGTGATGAGCGCGCCGGTCTTCGCGCGGTGGATGTGCTCGAGCGTCTTCGAGTCGGGGCGGGTGCGCTCGGCTTCCAGGTCCATGACCTGGCCGCCGATCATGCCCTCGATGGTGCCCGTGCCGACGGCAATCTCTTCGATGACGCGCACCCGTGCCTCGGGCGGGCAGTGCAGGCGGGAGAGCGTCTGGTAGGCGAGGGTCTGCAAGGCATCGCCGGCCAGGATGGCGGTGGCCTCGCCGAAGACCTTGTGGCAGGTGGGCTGGCCGCGGCGCAGGTCGTCGTTATCGAGGGCGGGCAGATCGTCGTGGACCAGCGAGTAGGTGTGCAGCATCTCCAGGGCGCAGCCCAATTCTTCGATCCCCGGGGGAAGCGAGCCGGCGATGAGACGCGCCGCCTCCATGGCCAGGATGGGGCGCAGGCGCTTGCCGCCGGCGAAGACGCTGTGCCGCATGGCGCGATGGATGGAGGTCGGGTCCTGGGTTGCTGGCGGAAGTAGTCGCTCCAGGGCTTCGTCCATGCGCTGGCGGTCGGATTCGAGGGCGTCGGGGAGCATCCAGGGGTGAGTATAACAATTCGGTTCGGCGTTCCGTTGCAAGGCGAAACGCAAGGTCCTTCGCCCGCCCAGGCGGGCTCAGGATGACAGGGCGCCTGCGCAGGGAGAATGCCCTGGCGGCGTCTTTACGCCGCGGTCAGTGTAGGGGTCCTTCGATTCGGCCGTCGCCTATGCTCCGGCCTCGCTCAGGATGACAATCAAAATCAAACGCAAGGTCCTTCGTTCGCGCGCGGGCTCAGGATGACAGGGCTGCGCAGCGGTTGCCGGCGAGACGGTGCCGCTAGGCGGCGCCGGGGCGGGAGGCCTGGGGATTACGCATGGCGGCGAGCACGATGCTGCGGACGTCGGAGACGTGGCAGCAGTCCAGGGCCCCGGCGGCCACCGCGGAGGTCCAGAGCTTCTCGTCGGGCAGGCGGTGAGTGCAGACGATGGAGAGGGAAGTGAAGTCGCGGCGCAGTTGCTGGACGTCGGCGACGCCGACGAGTTCCAAGTCCACGATGACGAACTCGGCGCGGTGGCGAGGGATGGCGGCGCGGACTTCCTCGAGCGAGCCGGCGATGCGCACGGTGTGGAAGTGGCGGAGCAGGGAGGCAGCGAGAGCGGCCGCGGATTCAGGGTCGCTCTGCACGACCACGGCGGTCAGTGGCAGCATGGGGAAACCCTCCGTCGTCGAGCGCCCCGCATTATGCCGTGCGCGGCGCAGGGGAAGGGCTCCGGAGAATCCGGAGGCATGCCCGGCCCTATTTCTTCTTTGAAGAGCCGGATTTCTCGCCGGCTCCCTCAAACGCCTCGGCCTGAAGTTTTCCGTTCTGCTTGAGCAGGATCTCCACCTTGCCCTCGGCCGCATCCAGCTCCTTGCGGCAGGAGCCGGAGAGATGGATGCCTTCCTCGAAGAGGGCCAGCGCCTTGTCGAGCGGGATGTCGCCCTTCTCCAGCTCGTCCACGATCTTTTCCAGGCGGGAGAGGCTCTCTTCGAACTTGGGCAAAGATTCGCTCCGTGACGACGTATTTTACTGCCGATCGCGCCGAGTCCCAGGGGGTATTTTTCCACAGGAAGGAAGCAGGCTAACGCGCACCCTGGGTGGAGCCGAGCGCCTCCAGCACGTCCACGGCGGCGGCGTAGCGACCGAGCGGCGCGCTGACCTGCGCTCCCTGCACCAGGCCGCGGACGGCGAGTAACATCTCGCGGGCGATGGCCACGCCTTCGGCGCGGGAGGCTTCGACATTCGCGGCGCGCCCCATGCGTTCCAAAATGGAATCGGGTACCGAGACCCGCAGCTCGTTCTTCATGAACTCGGCGTTGCGCACGCTCACCAGGGGCCAGATGCCGGCGAGGATGGGAATGCGGCAGTGCTCGACACGCTGGAGGAACCGCTCCAGCAGGCTGATATCGAAGACGGGCTGGGTGACGGCGAATTCAGCGCCCGCCTCCACCTTGTACTGGAAGCGGCGGACTTCCTCGTCGATGTTGGAGAGGCCGGGATTGGCGCCCACGCCGATGACGAAGCCGGTGGAGGCGCCCATGGCGTTGCCGCCGATATCCATCCCCTGATTCAGGTTGCGGACCACGTTGACCAGGCCGATGGCGTCGATGTCGAAGACGGCGGTGGCGTCCGGGTAATTGCCCAGCTTGGGCGGGTCGCCGGTGATGCAGATGAGGTTGCGGATGCCGATGGCGGAGGCGCCCAGCAGGTCGGACTGGATGCTAAGCACGTTGCGGTCGCGGCAGACGTAGTGCAGCACCGCCTCGATGCCCACCTGCTGCTGGGTGAGGATGGCCAGCACCTGAGCGCTCAGGCGGGCGGAGGCCCGCGGGCTTTCGGGGATGTTGATGGCATCCACGCCCACCGACTTCAGAAAGCGCGCGCCCTCGATCTCGCGGGCGGCGTCTGTGCCCTTGGGGGGAACGATCTCCACCAGGGTGACGAATTCTCCCGCGGCCAGCCGGGCGCCCATGCGCGAGCGCTGGGCCAGCGGCGGCGGAGCGACGGGTGCTTCCTTCTTGGGGGTCGTGACCACTTGAAAGCGGGTAGCGCGGGCCTCGCCGGAGCGCAGCGCCGCCTTCATGGCGCGGATGTGCTCGGGAGTGGTGCCGCAGCATCCGCCCACCAGCCGGATGCCGGCGGCGGTGAACTTGCGGGCGTAGCTGGCCATGTACTCCGGGGAGCAGAGGTAGAGGTTGCGTCCCTCGACGTCGCGCGGCATGCCGGCGTTGGGCTGCGCGGCGAGGGGCAGGGAGGTGACCGCGGCCACGCGCTCCAGCGCCTCCAGCATGGCCACGGGACCGACGCTGCAGTTGCAGCCCACGACGTCCGCGCCCCAGTCCGCGATCTTGGCGCCGAAGGTCTCAGGCACGGAGCCGTCCAGGCAGATGCCGTCCTCGTCGATGGTGACCTGGGCGACCACCGCGAGCTTAGGGTCGACCTCACGGGCGGCCAGCAGCGCCTGATGAAGTTCCTCGAGGTAGCCGAAGGTCTCGAGCATGATCAAGTCCACGCCGCCCTCGGCCAGCGCCGCGATCTGTTCGCGGAAGGCAGCGCGAGCCTCCTCGAGCGAGGTCTTGCCCAAGGGCTCGATGCGGACGCCGAGCGGGCCCACCGAGCCCGCCACAAAAACGTTGAGCGCCTTCTTCTCCGCTTCGCTTCGCGCCACCTGGCGGGCCAGGCGGACGCCGGCGAGATTGATCTCGGCGACCCGGTCGGCGAATCCGTGGCGCGCCAAGCGGAAGGAGTTGGAGCCGAAGGTGTTGGTCTCAATGATCTCGGCGCCGGCCTGCAGGTAGGCGCGATGGACCTCGCAGACCAGGTCGGGCTGGGAGAGGTTGAGCTCGTCATAGCAACGGTTGATGAAGATGCCGCGGGCATAGAGTTCGGTGCCCATGGCCCCGTCGGCCAGCAGCGGTCCTTGTTGCAGGCGGGTAAGGAAGTCGAGCGCCATCCTCGCAAGAATACAGAAAGGCGCGGGCGGTTGTCAGTTCGGACGGGGAAAATGCCACTGGGTCTCTGCTATAATCAGCGTTTTCATGCAGCTATCCTACCGATTGATGGAGCAGCGAGCTTGAAGCGAACCGTCTTTGGGGTTGCGGCCATCGCCGCCGGTGTCCTTTTCCTGGCGTCCTGCGGCGGCAGCAGTTCGGGCACGAGCACCAGCGCTCCGACGACCAGCCAGCTGACCAACCGGGCCTTCGTGAGCAACGAGTTCACCGGCAGCGTTCAGATCGTGAATGCGACGAGCGACGTGTTGAACACCCACTCCTTCGTCAGCGGCTCCAGCCCCCAGACCATGGTGGTCTCGGGGAACAAAGGGTTCACGATGGTCTTCAATGCCGGCGGCAACGTCCTCCTGAGGGTGGACAACGCCACAGAGGCGGGGATCGCGACCGCGACCCTGCCGGGCTATACCGATTCCCTGGCCGTCACTTCGGACGGGACGAAGGCGTATGCCGCCATCCGCAACGCGCCCTTGACTACCGGAACGCCGCTGGGAGTGGTGTCCTTCGTGGACTACACCGCCACCACCAACACTTCGGTGGACGTCCCGCTGGCGCGGCGGCTGGTGCTGGGACCGAGCGGCGCCAAGCTGCTGGTCTTCAGCGACAACTCGAATTCAGTGACCGTCATTGATACGGCCACCAAGGCGGTGACCGTGGTGGGCGGCTTCGACCGGCCGGCGTGGGGCGTCTTCTCCAGCGACAGCAGCAAGGCTTACATCATGAACTGCGGGCCGGAGTGCGGCGGCACCACCGCCAGCGTTACCGAGCTGGATAACCTGGGCGGCGTCCCTGCCCTGGGCACGAATACGCCGGTGTCGGCGGCCACCATCGGACTGCTCGACGGAAGCAACCTCTACGTGGCCGGGACGGTGACCGCGGGCACGGGCGGCGGACGCCTGGACGTCCTGAACACTGCCGGCCTGGCGGTGACCAAGTCGGGCGTAGTCATCAACGACGGCTATCACACCACCATGGCCATCAGCAACGGCCGGGTGTTCGTGGGGGCGAGGGCGTGCAGCAACGTCGCGGAAGGCTGTCTCTCAATCTACAACGGCGGCGCCGGCACGGCGGTGATCGGTACGCCCAAGGGCGAGGTCACCGGCATGCAAGCCATCAGCGGGCGCACCATCGTCTACGTGGCCGAGGGCGGCGAGCTGCGCATCTACGATAGCTCCACCAGCACCGAGAAGCTGCCCGCGCCGGTGGACATCGTCGGCAAGGCCTGGGACGTGAAGACGGTCGACTAGCGCCGCCTCGTCCCGAAATCCCACCAACAGATTCGGTCCTTCGCTTCGCTCAGAACCACAACCTTGGTCAGCGCGAGCGCCCGCGGCTACTTCGCGGGTTCCAGAATCAATGCGTGTGCGTGTGATTTCTCCACCGCACTCGCGGAGAAGGGAAGCGCGAACGTCCAGCCTTCGTACCAGGCGGGGAACTGGTCCATGTAGTAGGGGCTGCCGAGCTGGCCGCTCTCGCCGGTGACCAGGTTGAGGGTGGAGGCGTCGAGCGAGGCGAGGTCCACGGTCAAGCGCTGGGAGGGGCCGAAGCTGCGGCCCACCTGCTTGACGGTGGTGCCGCCGCCGGATTGCGGTCTGAGTCCCGGTCCGGTCCAACGCCCGAGCAGGGGAATGCGCCCGAAGATAGGGTGGTTGAACTCCAGCGGATACTGGTCGCCATAGCGCCAGCTGCGGAGATCCTCAGGCGCCTGCGGCTCAGAAACGGTGGCCTCGACGGCGGCCGTCAACAGCTGGTCATAGTCCGCGAAGTTTTGCGGCAGCCAGCGCGGGGGCTGGTCCGTGAGGATGGTCTCAAGCGCCACCGGCGACAAGAACCAGTTGTACTGGCGCCAGCCAGTGACGGCGACGCTGGAGGGGAGAGAGTCGCGCTCGTCGCTGGGTCCGAGGCGCGGCTGAAGCAGCAGGCGCCAGAGGTTGCGGCGCGCGCGCGTGACCAGCGTGGCGGCGACGGAATCCACCGTAAGCCTTCCGTCCCAGGCGCGCATCAGCTCGGCGGCCTCGCGCGCCCGCGGGGAAGCGCTGGAGGTTCGCTGAACCGCGGCGGCGAAATGCTGGGCGCAGAGGTGGTCGAAGGCAGAGTAGATATCCGTCTGCACCGCCAGCATGTCCGCGGCGGTGAACTTCTTCCCCGAATCCAGTAACTGGTAGATGCGCTCGGTGCGGTAGGGCGCGGCCCATTGGCTGGCCAGCACATTGGGATACCCGTCGGGCGTGATGCGCCCGTTAGCGGTGGCCAGGATTCCCGAGGGCGGGTCGAAGGCGCTGGGCAAGGATTCGAAAGGAACGGAGCCGGTCCATTCGTGGGCGTTGTCCTCGCCGGGGACGGGCAGGGTGCCGTCGCCGGCAGCGCGGATGGGCAGGCGTCCCACCGCCTGGTAGCCGATGTGCCCGTCCACGTCGGCGTACACCACGTTGAGCGGCGGGGACACATAGCTGGAGAAAGCCTGGCGGAACTCCTGCCAGTTGCTCGCCCGGTTCAGGGCGAGGAAGGATGTCCCGCTGGAATCGAAGTCATAGATGGTCCAGTGCAGGACCAGGCGGCGGGTCTCGCCCGGGACCAACTCGGTGATGATGGGGCCGTGGCGGGTGAGCAGCACGTCGAGCGTCACGTCAGGCGCGCTGCGGACGTGGATGACCTCCTGCCGACGCTCCGGCGGCTTCCAGCCCTCGGGAGTCTGGTACTCGCCCTGGGCGTTGAACTGCTCGATGTAGATGTCCTCGACGTCCGGCATCAGGCTGGTGTAGCCCCAGGCGATGCGCGCGTTGTGCCCGGCGATGACGTAGGGGTAGCCGGGAAGGGTGAGGCCGGCGACGTCCAGCTCCGCGGCCGATGCGCCGGGGCCGCGCAGCGTGAGATGAGCCTCGTACCACACACCGGGGATCTGATGCGGCAGGTGCATATCGTTAGAAAGCAGCGGCTTGCCGGAGGCGGTGTGCGCGCCCGAAATCACCCAGTTATTCGAGCCGGGCTGCAAGGGCTCCGGAAACAATTCGCCGGCGCTCACGGCGGAGAGGAATCCGCCGGGGCCCGGCGCTGCTTTCCCGGCGCGGGGCGCAGGGGAAGGCGATGGGCTGGTTGGAGCCACGGCCGTGGGCGGATGGTCGCGCCCGGAGGTGCTGGGATAGAGGTCCGCGGTCAACTCAGGGCCGAGCTTGGCCAGGATGGCCTCGCGCGAGAGTTCGGCGCGATACCCGCCGTGATTCAGCGCCTCGCTCATGGAGAGCGTGACCAGGAGCGAATCTTTCACCGTCCACGGGCGGGGCTTGTAGCGCAACACGCGGAACTCCAGGGGAAGCGCGTCGCCGTGGGTGTCAATGTAGGCGTTCACGCCGCTGGCATAGGCTTCGAGCTCGGCGCGGTCGGCGGGAGAGAGGCCGCGATCCAGGCGCTCTGCCACGAAGCGGAGCTGCAGGATGCGCTGCTGGCGGTCGAGGCGCAGGAAGTCCTGGCCCAGGATCTCGGAGAGTTCGCCCGAGGCGAAGCGGCGGGTGGCGTCCATCTGCCAGAGGCGGTCCTGGGCAGTGACGCAGCCCTGGGCAAAGAGCAGGTCGTCGAGGGAAGAAGCGGAGATGTGGGGGACGCCGTGGGTGTCGCGGACCACGGTCACCCGGTCGCGCAGGCCGGGAAGGGCGAGGGAACCGTCGAGCTGGGGAAGGGCACGCTGGACGGCGCAGTAGAACCACGCAGCGACGCCCAGAACAGCGAGCAGCAGGAGGAGGAAGGCGGCGGCGATGGGGCGGCGCCAGCGAGGACGGCGTGCGCCGGGGGTAGAAGCGGCGGGGGTCATGGCGGAAGGGATTGTACGTTCTGCTTGACAGGGCGGGGAACCCAGCCTTAATGTTATGAAAATGAAATTCAATTTCATTTTCAATACGAGGCACAGAGGCTCAGCCGCCCGTCTTGGATTGCTCCTGCTGGCGCTGCTGCTCTCAGCGCCGGCAAGCGGGCAGGAGTCCCCGTACTTCGTGACCTACGACGACCACATGGAAGAGCCCGGGAATCTTGAGATCAGCGTCTTCAACACCACCGGCGTGCGGGGCAACGGCCAGCCCGCCTACGCCGCCCCCTACACGGAGATCGAGTACGGCGTGAAGGCGTGGTGGACGGCGGAGCTCTACCTGGAAGGGCAGAAGACGCTCAGCGACAGCACCATCTTCACCGGCTGGCGCCTGGAGAACCGCTGGCGCCCGCTGGCCCGCCAGCACCGCGTCAATCCCGTCCTCTACTTCGAGTACGAGAACATCAACGAAGGAAGCCGGATCAAGAAGGAAGTGGTGGGCCACGCGGGGCCTGCCACGGAGTCGAACGCCGAGCTGCGCCGCGAGCACGTCCATGAGCTGGAGGCCAAGCTGATCCTTTCCAGCCAGGTGAAGGGCTGGAACGTTTCGGAGAACTTCCTCGTGGAGAAGAACCTCTCGGCCAACGAGGGATTCGAGTTTGGATACGCGCTGGGGGTCTCGCGCCCGCTGGCCAGTCTGGCCTCTTCCAAGAACTGCCGGCTGTGCCGGGAGAACTTCGTGGCTGGGCTGGAGCTCTACGGTAGCCTGGGTGACAGCCGGAACTTCGGCCTGAAGCAGACGGCGCATTACCTGGCGCCGGCCATCTCCTGGCAGGTGAGCGACAGCACCACGCTGCGCTTCTCGACCGGCTTCGGGTTCACCTCCAACAGCGCGCCAGTGCTGCTGCGGTTTGGCTACAGCTATGAGGTGCGGGGCTTCCGCGACAAGGTCAGCGCGCTGTTCCGGAGAAAGCAATGAGAGCCCTGGCGGCCATTGTGCTATTGGGAGGCGGAATCCTGGCGGCGTTCGGAGCGCAGGGTGCCGACTACCATCCCGACGGCCGCTGGCAGCCGTCCCGGGAGGCCGCGGCCCGCAGCAATCCGCTGCCGGGGACGCCGGAGATCGTGGGCGGCGGCCGCAAACTTTTTGTCCGCCACTGCGCGGAGTGCCATCGGGGCGACGGCCAAGGCGGCAAGCGCGCCGCCGATCTGCTGCTGCCGGTGGTGCAGGAGCAGAGCGACGGTGTGTTGTTCTGGAAGATCTCGAACGGCAATCCGCGGCGGGGGATGCCCTCCTGGGGACGGCTGCCGGAGCCGCAGCGCTGGCAGTTAGTACTCTACTTGCGGGCCCTGCGCCCGGGCTCCGCTGGCGCCGGGATCTCGAAGTGAGGGCCGCCGATGCACGCGCCCGCGCTGCAATTTATGAAATGACTTGCCTTGCCCGGAGCCGCTATCATGCTGGCGCGGGCGGCGCCATCGCGCCGGCGGGGATGGGCAACACCGGGGAGCAGGATGCTGCAGAAGCGCATTGACGATCGGCCCTCAATCTCGCGCGAAGCCCTGCGCGACGCCCAGGACATCTTCCACCGCCACCTGAAGAAAGTGGGCCTGAAGCATACCGGGCAGCGCGACACCATCCTGCACACCTTTCTGGAGACGCGCGAGCACCTCTCCACCGACGAGCTCTACCGCCTGACCCGCAAGAAAGACCCGAAGATCGGCTTCACCACGGTGTATCGCACGCTGAAGCTGTTCGCGGAGTGCGGGCTGGCGAGCGCCGTGGCCTTCCACGACGGCATCGCGCGCTTTGAACACCAGTACAACCGGCGCAGCCATCATCACATGGTGTGCACGGAGTGCGGCGGGTCGGTGGAGTTCTTCTCTCCCGAGGTAGACAAGCTGGAGCAGGAGATCGGGCGCAAGCATCACTACGAGACCACCCGCCATACCTTCCAGATCTACGGCATCTGCGAGGACTGCCGGAAGAAGAATGCCCACCGCGCCGGCTGAGGTGGGCCGGGCGGTTTTCTTTGCTTTGCAGGCTGGATTTTGATACTGTCCGCGCAACAATTGCGGCAGGAGTACCGCAGTCGCGCCGCATTCTCGGGAAAACCTTAGGAGGCAACATGCCGCGTTTCTGTCCTTCGTGTGGTGCGCAGATGACCGACACCGCCGCCCCGTGTGCGGCGTGCGGGAAGGAAGCAGGCCAGTCGGGCGGATCCACGCCCCCGGCGCCGGCTCCCGGTGGGGGAGGATTGACCGACAACGTCGCCGGCCTGCTGGTGTACCTGATCGGCATCCTGGCAATCGTGTTCCTGCTGATCGAGCCCTACAACAAGAACAAATTCATCCGTTTCCACTGCTTCCAGTGCTTGTTTTTCTGGGCCGCGTACATTGTGTGCTTCATCGTGCTGATGATCCTGAGCTTCGTCCTGGCAATGGTCCCCGTGGTGGGCGGCATCATCGCCTTCCTGCTCTGGATGGTGCTCTGGCTGGGCGCGGTGGTGGTGTGGATCCTGCTCATGGTGAAGGCCTACCAGAACCAGATGTGGAAGCTGCCCTTCATCGGCGACATGGCGGAGAAGCAGGCCAACGCCTAAACGAAGTTTTACGGCGGATTCATAAGAGGCGGGAAGGAAACTTCCCGCTTTTTCTTTTTTCTGGGGCGTCTTGACAGAAGTGCAACGCACGCCCATCCTTAATGTTTTTCCACGGGGGCCGGGTGAGGGTTCGAATCTTCTTCCACGATAAGTGTTTCGACGGGGCGTGCTCGGCCGCGCTGTTCGCGCGCTTCTACCGGGAGCGCATCCGCGACGGGGCGGAGTTCGTCTTCACCGGACTGGCGCACCGCGCGGGCGCGCTCTTCGATGAAAGCAAGTTCGACGGCGAGGAGAACGCTATCGTGGACTTCAAGTACTCCACCTCTCCCAAGCTGACCTGGTGGTTCGACCATCACCAGAGCGCCTTCCT encodes:
- a CDS encoding O-methyltransferase, which encodes MTDDLRAYWMMGGITTEPVEKYLYGLLPERDEILSAMEEEAARRKIPIVGPAVGRVFFQLARLMGARTVFEMGSAIGYSTIWWARAVGAGGRVIYTDGNPKNAESARRNFESAGVADRIQIRVGDALELLSEEKPEAFDIIFNDVDKEDYPKVFRLAVPRVRKGGLFITDNALWSGRVAAAEKGEKTTEAIKEFNSLLYGSKEVFTTVLPLRDGVAVALKL
- a CDS encoding Rieske 2Fe-2S domain-containing protein: MNPAQTAEWQDLGPAKDFEQKPVTEVHLGKTAVAITCRNGEFGAISGVCNHVGGPLGQGTLDGDYVVCPWHHYKFHWRTGEGEPGFEADRVPSYEVRVEGGRLLLRTKPVTPRHKLPHDPHPLARPIRREEGPVRVVGISATVMDRQFPRVSTSELLLQAALDHAEKELGCGTRLLKLDSLKFRNCEGYYSKSAHACTWPCSITQMDPADQMDQVYEALVHWADVVLVTTPIRWGSASSLYYKMAERLNCVQNQITIRDNALIRNKVAAFLIIGGQDNIQSVVGQLLGFFSELGFHFPQFPYIAHSRGWSAEDMENNVTFVEHSEELRSGARDLTRRAVELAQRLIAQGEGSAKVSRPGRKACRMAEESAS
- the bshB1 gene encoding bacillithiol biosynthesis deacetylase BshB1, which translates into the protein MSAALDILAIAAHRDDVEQTCGGTLLKMAEHGHRTGILDLTQGEMGTRGTAEERAAEAADAARILKVSWRTVLDIPDGRVENTWENRLKVARVIRARHPRVVILPYWKGRHPDHYTTSILGYEACFLAGLSKLVILSEAQAKAQGGVEGPLPPHRPFKIIYASLYHDVRPAFVVDITAQFEARLQSILAYKSQFTDQEAGRNDFPAYDDIRSRVEAMARFYGMLAGVKYAEPFVQKEVGLVDDLTAIPVKSI
- a CDS encoding farnesyl diphosphate synthase, which codes for MLPDALESDRQRMDEALERLLPPATQDPTSIHRAMRHSVFAGGKRLRPILAMEAARLIAGSLPPGIEELGCALEMLHTYSLVHDDLPALDNDDLRRGQPTCHKVFGEATAILAGDALQTLAYQTLSRLHCPPEARVRVIEEIAVGTGTIEGMIGGQVMDLEAERTRPDSKTLEHIHRAKTGALITASAVSGGIYAGASAEQAEKLRCFGRAVGLAFQIADDVLDVTQTSEQLGKTAGKDTATEKATYPALFGVEDSLKKADALVDSGCAALDSFGPGAETLKALAHFLVERKK
- the xseB gene encoding exodeoxyribonuclease VII small subunit, whose product is MPKFEESLSRLEKIVDELEKGDIPLDKALALFEEGIHLSGSCRKELDAAEGKVEILLKQNGKLQAEAFEGAGEKSGSSKKK
- a CDS encoding bifunctional homocysteine S-methyltransferase/methylenetetrahydrofolate reductase, which codes for MALDFLTRLQQGPLLADGAMGTELYARGIFINRCYDELNLSQPDLVCEVHRAYLQAGAEIIETNTFGSNSFRLARHGFADRVAEINLAGVRLARQVARSEAEKKALNVFVAGSVGPLGVRIEPLGKTSLEEARAAFREQIAALAEGGVDLIMLETFGYLEELHQALLAAREVDPKLAVVAQVTIDEDGICLDGSVPETFGAKIADWGADVVGCNCSVGPVAMLEALERVAAVTSLPLAAQPNAGMPRDVEGRNLYLCSPEYMASYARKFTAAGIRLVGGCCGTTPEHIRAMKAALRSGEARATRFQVVTTPKKEAPVAPPPLAQRSRMGARLAAGEFVTLVEIVPPKGTDAAREIEGARFLKSVGVDAINIPESPRASARLSAQVLAILTQQQVGIEAVLHYVCRDRNVLSIQSDLLGASAIGIRNLICITGDPPKLGNYPDATAVFDIDAIGLVNVVRNLNQGMDIGGNAMGASTGFVIGVGANPGLSNIDEEVRRFQYKVEAGAEFAVTQPVFDISLLERFLQRVEHCRIPILAGIWPLVSVRNAEFMKNELRVSVPDSILERMGRAANVEASRAEGVAIAREMLLAVRGLVQGAQVSAPLGRYAAAVDVLEALGSTQGAR